A single region of the Gloeocapsa sp. DLM2.Bin57 genome encodes:
- a CDS encoding GNAT family N-acetyltransferase: MESESEKRWNFFPIQKEYQRGHFDCGYPILNDYLKKYARQNHEKGIAKTFVAISESHPLRIDGYYTVSASVIEFKSLPEAYQKKIPNYPIPVILIGKLAVDNSVKGQGLGSELLINALLRAVKASQEIGIFAVRVDAIDLTAKEFYLKYEFIPFQDLPLSLFLPITTITKEFC; the protein is encoded by the coding sequence ATGGAAAGTGAGTCTGAAAAAAGATGGAACTTTTTCCCTATTCAGAAAGAATATCAAAGAGGGCATTTTGATTGTGGTTATCCCATATTAAATGACTATCTTAAAAAATATGCTAGGCAAAATCATGAAAAAGGTATTGCTAAAACCTTTGTGGCTATTTCTGAATCTCATCCTCTAAGAATAGATGGTTATTATACAGTTAGTGCGAGTGTAATAGAGTTTAAATCTTTACCAGAGGCATATCAAAAGAAAATTCCTAATTATCCGATTCCAGTAATATTAATTGGCAAATTAGCTGTAGATAATTCAGTCAAAGGACAAGGGTTGGGAAGTGAATTATTGATAAATGCACTCTTGAGAGCTGTAAAAGCTTCTCAGGAAATTGGTATTTTTGCCGTTAGAGTTGATGCAATAGATTTAACAGCCAAAGAATTTTATTTAAAATATGAATTTATTCCCTTTCAAGATTTACCTCTTTCATTATTTCTGCCTATTACAACCATCACTAAAGAATTTTGTTAA
- a CDS encoding DUF1778 domain-containing protein — translation MSENFSPKEPLSSSASTTKNSRIDLRVTPEQKELLEKAANLRGISLSAYTLLHLLPIAKQEIEAIEKLVLSDRDRDLFMSTIENPPELQGKLKTAIKKYNSKYGK, via the coding sequence ATGTCAGAAAACTTTTCTCCTAAAGAACCCTTATCAAGTAGCGCGTCTACAACTAAAAATAGCCGTATAGATTTGAGAGTGACTCCTGAACAAAAGGAACTGCTGGAAAAAGCCGCGAATCTAAGGGGAATATCCTTGAGTGCTTATACTCTTCTTCATCTGTTGCCTATTGCCAAACAAGAAATAGAAGCTATTGAAAAATTAGTTCTTTCAGACAGAGATAGAGATTTATTTATGTCCACCATTGAAAATCCTCCAGAACTTCAAGGAAAACTCAAAACAGCTATCAAGAAATATAATTCTAAATATGGAAAGTGA